The genomic segment TTATAAAATTGCCCCCCGGTCCTGCTGAGGGGCATGAATGCGACATGCATCCGTACCGATATTGGGAGTGATTCAGAACGCGCTGCCCGTCCTTCCGCGCATGGCGACAGCCTCCGACGTTATATCCGGCTCCCGCACCTTTTTCGCTTTTTCGGCGTCATTCTTCGAAATAGATGGTGTGGAAAGTATGCACTTCCGTCGGACTCGGGACGAAACCTTTGACGTAACTCTGCGCTCCGGCGATCGATTCATCGTTTTGCAGATAAATCAAAGGAATCTTTTCATTTACATAAAGCTGCATTTTCCTGTAATTTTCTCCACGCTCCGGTCCCTCGGGAAGGCTTCGGCCTTTAACGAGAAACGCGTCCATTTCCGAATCATGGAAAAGCGAATAGTTAGTGCTCCCCACCGACTCCAGTATATTTGAAGTGGAGTAATCGGGGTCTGGAACGACTGAAACCTTCCCCAAAATAAACAGGTCATGAGTTCCTGCTCTCAGGCCATTAAGGAATGCGCCCCATTCCAAAACCCTGATTTCGGCGCTGATTCCGATGTCGGCGAACTGAGCCTGAATGATCTGCGCCATATCGATGCGTTCCTTACGTTCATTCACCCAAATTTCGA from the Synergistaceae bacterium genome contains:
- a CDS encoding ABC transporter substrate-binding protein produces the protein LTLYRVPQNSVTYMGINCQKKPFDDLRVRKALLAALDTVSIQKVVWRGVGMVPNSIIPPGVRYSINGEVEPHKQDVELAKKLLDEAGVKDLKLEIWVNERKERIDMAQIIQAQFADIGISAEIRVLEWGAFLNGLRAGTHDLFILGKVSVVPDPDYSTSNILESVGSTNYSLFHDSEMDAFLVKGRSLPEGPERGENYRKMQLYVNEKIPLIYLQNDESIAGAQSYVKGFVPSPTEVHTFHTIYFEE